One window of Bos indicus isolate NIAB-ARS_2022 breed Sahiwal x Tharparkar chromosome 18, NIAB-ARS_B.indTharparkar_mat_pri_1.0, whole genome shotgun sequence genomic DNA carries:
- the DMPK gene encoding myotonin-protein kinase isoform X5 translates to MSAEVRLRRLQQLVLDPGFLGLEPLLDLLLGVHQELGASDLAQDKYVADFLEWVEPIAARLKEVRLQRDDFEILKVIGRGAFSEVAVVKMKQTGQVYAMKIMNKWDMLKRGEVSCFREERDVLVNGDQRWITQLHFAFQDENYLYLVMEYYVGGDLLTLLSKFGERIPAEMARFYLAEIVMAIDSVHRLGYVHRDIKPDNILLDRCGHIRLADFGSCLKLRADGTVRSLVAVGTPDYLSPEILQAVGGGPGTGSYGPECDWWALGVFAYEMFYGQTPFYADSTAETYGKIVHYREHLSLPLADTGVPEEARDLIQQLLCPPEVRLGRNGAGDFRKHPFFFGLEWDSLRDSVPPFTPDFEGATDTCNFDMVEDGLTAMETLSDMQEGMPLGVHLPFVGYSYSCMALRDDEILGSTPMELEAEPLPEPLQEPSLEPTVPPLEETAEAAVPETIPEAVAEPEVTLRELQEALEEEVLTRQSLSQELAAIHKANQNFASQLREAQARNRDLEAHVRQLQERMELLQAGGAAAVTGVPSPRATDPPSHMAPRPWLWANARWWGQAPCTAATCCSLPGSLGLTYRRRVPCSCSPLLWLLPPPWAALGWWPAPAISPQSDPAREPPSPPEP, encoded by the exons TGGAGCCCATCGCGGCGAGGCTTAAGGAGGTCCGGCTGCAGAGAGATGACTTCGAGATTTTGAAGGTGATCGGACGCGGGGCGTTCAGCGAG GTGGCGGTGGTGAAGATGAAGCAGACGGGCCAGGTGTATGCTATGAAGATCATGAATAAGTGGGACATGCTGAAGAGAGGCGAG GTGTCTTGCTTCCGCGAAGAGAGGGACGTATTGGTGAACGGGGACCAGCGCTGGATCACGCAGCTGCACTTCGCCTTCCAGGACGAGAACTACCTG TACCTTGTCATGGAGTACTACGTGGGCGGGGACCTGCTAACGCTGCTGAGCAAGTTTGGGGAGCGGATACCGGCCGAGATGGCGCGCTTCTACCTGGCCGAGATTGTCATGGCCATAGACTCGGTGCACCGGCTGGGCTACGTGCACAG GGACATCAAGCCGGACAACATCCTGCTGGACCGCTGCGGCCACATCCGCTTGGCCGACTTCGGCTCCTGCCTCAAGTTGCGGGCGGATGGAACG GTGCGGTCGCTGGTGGCTGTGGGCACCCCGGACTACTTGTCTCCCGAGATCCTGCAGGCGGTGGGCGGCGGGCCGGGGACTGGCAGCTACGGGCCCGAGTGTGACTGGTGGGCGCTGGGCGTGTTCGCCTATGAAATGTTCTACGGGCAGACGCCCTTCTACGCCGACTCCACCGCCGAGACCTACGGCAAGATTGTGCACTACAGG GAGCACCTCTCTCTCCCGCTGGCCGACACAGGCGTCCCCGAGGAGGCTCGAGACCTCATCCAGCAGCTGCTGTGTCCCCCGGAGGTGCGCCTGGGCCGGAACGGAGCAGGGGATTTCCGGAAGCATCCTTTCTTCTTTGGTCTTGAATGGGACAGCCTCCGAGACAGCGTTCCCCCTTTCACGCCAGATTTCGAGGGTGCCACGGACACGTGCAACTTCGATATGGTGGAGGACGGGCTCACTGCCATG GAGACGCTGTCAGACATGCAGGAAGGCATGCCGCTGGGCGTCCACCTGCCTTTCGTGGGCTACTCCTACTCCTGCATGGCCCTCAG GGATGATGAGATCCTAGGCTCCACGCCCATGGAACTGGAGGCTGAGCCATTGCCTGAGCCATTGCAAGAGCCCAGCCTGGAACCCACAGTGCCCCCACTAGAGGAAACG GCTGAAGCGGCAGTTCCGGAGACCATTCCGGAGGCGGTGGCAGAGCCGGAGGTGACGCTGCGGGAGCTCcaggaggccctggaggaggaggtgctgACCCGGCAGAGCCTGAGCCAGGAGCTAGCGGCCATCCATAAGGCCAACCAGAACTTCGCCAG TCAACTCCGCGAGGCCCAGGCTCGGAACCGCGACCTGGAGGCGCACGTCCGGCAGCTGCAGGAGAGGATGGAGTTGCTTCAGGCCGGGGGAGCCGCAG cTGTCACGGGGGTCCCCAGTCCCCGGGCTACGGATCCACCTTCCCAT ATGGCCCCCCGGCCGTGGCTCTGGGCCAATGCCCGCTGGTGGGGCCAGGCCCCATGCACCGCCGCCACCTGCTGCTCCCTGCCAGG GTCCCTAGGCCTGACCTATCGGAGGCGCGTTCCTTGCTCCTGTTCGCCGCTGCTCTGGCTGTTGCCGCCGCCCTGGGCTGCATTGGGTTGGTGGCCTGCGCCGGCCATCTCACCGCAGTCTGACCCCGCCCGGGAGCCGCCTTCTCCGCCTGAACCCTAG
- the DMPK gene encoding myotonin-protein kinase isoform X2 codes for MSAEVRLRRLQQLVLDPGFLGLEPLLDLLLGVHQELGASDLAQDKYVADFLEWVPVILVPSTPPVEPIAARLKEVRLQRDDFEILKVIGRGAFSEVAVVKMKQTGQVYAMKIMNKWDMLKRGEVSCFREERDVLVNGDQRWITQLHFAFQDENYLYLVMEYYVGGDLLTLLSKFGERIPAEMARFYLAEIVMAIDSVHRLGYVHRDIKPDNILLDRCGHIRLADFGSCLKLRADGTVRSLVAVGTPDYLSPEILQAVGGGPGTGSYGPECDWWALGVFAYEMFYGQTPFYADSTAETYGKIVHYREHLSLPLADTGVPEEARDLIQQLLCPPEVRLGRNGAGDFRKHPFFFGLEWDSLRDSVPPFTPDFEGATDTCNFDMVEDGLTAMETLSDMQEGMPLGVHLPFVGYSYSCMALRDDEILGSTPMELEAEPLPEPLQEPSLEPTVPPLEETAEAAVPETIPEAVAEPEVTLRELQEALEEEVLTRQSLSQELAAIHKANQNFASQLREAQARNRDLEAHVRQLQERMELLQAGGAAAVTGVPSPRATDPPSHMAPRPWLWANARWWGQAPCTAATCCSLPGSLGLTYRRRVPCSCSPLLWLLPPPWAALGWWPAPAISPQSDPAREPPSPPEP; via the exons TCCCTGTGATTCTGGTTCCCTCCACGCCTCCAGTGGAGCCCATCGCGGCGAGGCTTAAGGAGGTCCGGCTGCAGAGAGATGACTTCGAGATTTTGAAGGTGATCGGACGCGGGGCGTTCAGCGAG GTGGCGGTGGTGAAGATGAAGCAGACGGGCCAGGTGTATGCTATGAAGATCATGAATAAGTGGGACATGCTGAAGAGAGGCGAG GTGTCTTGCTTCCGCGAAGAGAGGGACGTATTGGTGAACGGGGACCAGCGCTGGATCACGCAGCTGCACTTCGCCTTCCAGGACGAGAACTACCTG TACCTTGTCATGGAGTACTACGTGGGCGGGGACCTGCTAACGCTGCTGAGCAAGTTTGGGGAGCGGATACCGGCCGAGATGGCGCGCTTCTACCTGGCCGAGATTGTCATGGCCATAGACTCGGTGCACCGGCTGGGCTACGTGCACAG GGACATCAAGCCGGACAACATCCTGCTGGACCGCTGCGGCCACATCCGCTTGGCCGACTTCGGCTCCTGCCTCAAGTTGCGGGCGGATGGAACG GTGCGGTCGCTGGTGGCTGTGGGCACCCCGGACTACTTGTCTCCCGAGATCCTGCAGGCGGTGGGCGGCGGGCCGGGGACTGGCAGCTACGGGCCCGAGTGTGACTGGTGGGCGCTGGGCGTGTTCGCCTATGAAATGTTCTACGGGCAGACGCCCTTCTACGCCGACTCCACCGCCGAGACCTACGGCAAGATTGTGCACTACAGG GAGCACCTCTCTCTCCCGCTGGCCGACACAGGCGTCCCCGAGGAGGCTCGAGACCTCATCCAGCAGCTGCTGTGTCCCCCGGAGGTGCGCCTGGGCCGGAACGGAGCAGGGGATTTCCGGAAGCATCCTTTCTTCTTTGGTCTTGAATGGGACAGCCTCCGAGACAGCGTTCCCCCTTTCACGCCAGATTTCGAGGGTGCCACGGACACGTGCAACTTCGATATGGTGGAGGACGGGCTCACTGCCATG GAGACGCTGTCAGACATGCAGGAAGGCATGCCGCTGGGCGTCCACCTGCCTTTCGTGGGCTACTCCTACTCCTGCATGGCCCTCAG GGATGATGAGATCCTAGGCTCCACGCCCATGGAACTGGAGGCTGAGCCATTGCCTGAGCCATTGCAAGAGCCCAGCCTGGAACCCACAGTGCCCCCACTAGAGGAAACG GCTGAAGCGGCAGTTCCGGAGACCATTCCGGAGGCGGTGGCAGAGCCGGAGGTGACGCTGCGGGAGCTCcaggaggccctggaggaggaggtgctgACCCGGCAGAGCCTGAGCCAGGAGCTAGCGGCCATCCATAAGGCCAACCAGAACTTCGCCAG TCAACTCCGCGAGGCCCAGGCTCGGAACCGCGACCTGGAGGCGCACGTCCGGCAGCTGCAGGAGAGGATGGAGTTGCTTCAGGCCGGGGGAGCCGCAG cTGTCACGGGGGTCCCCAGTCCCCGGGCTACGGATCCACCTTCCCAT ATGGCCCCCCGGCCGTGGCTCTGGGCCAATGCCCGCTGGTGGGGCCAGGCCCCATGCACCGCCGCCACCTGCTGCTCCCTGCCAGG GTCCCTAGGCCTGACCTATCGGAGGCGCGTTCCTTGCTCCTGTTCGCCGCTGCTCTGGCTGTTGCCGCCGCCCTGGGCTGCATTGGGTTGGTGGCCTGCGCCGGCCATCTCACCGCAGTCTGACCCCGCCCGGGAGCCGCCTTCTCCGCCTGAACCCTAG
- the DMPK gene encoding myotonin-protein kinase isoform X1, whose amino-acid sequence MSAEVRLRRLQQLVLDPGFLGLEPLLDLLLGVHQELGASDLAQDKYVADFLEWVPVILVPSTPPVEPIAARLKEVRLQRDDFEILKVIGRGAFSEVAVVKMKQTGQVYAMKIMNKWDMLKRGEVSCFREERDVLVNGDQRWITQLHFAFQDENYLYLVMEYYVGGDLLTLLSKFGERIPAEMARFYLAEIVMAIDSVHRLGYVHRDIKPDNILLDRCGHIRLADFGSCLKLRADGTVRSLVAVGTPDYLSPEILQAVGGGPGTGSYGPECDWWALGVFAYEMFYGQTPFYADSTAETYGKIVHYREHLSLPLADTGVPEEARDLIQQLLCPPEVRLGRNGAGDFRKHPFFFGLEWDSLRDSVPPFTPDFEGATDTCNFDMVEDGLTAMVSGGGETLSDMQEGMPLGVHLPFVGYSYSCMALRDDEILGSTPMELEAEPLPEPLQEPSLEPTVPPLEETAEAAVPETIPEAVAEPEVTLRELQEALEEEVLTRQSLSQELAAIHKANQNFASQLREAQARNRDLEAHVRQLQERMELLQAGGAAAVTGVPSPRATDPPSHMAPRPWLWANARWWGQAPCTAATCCSLPGSLGLTYRRRVPCSCSPLLWLLPPPWAALGWWPAPAISPQSDPAREPPSPPEP is encoded by the exons TCCCTGTGATTCTGGTTCCCTCCACGCCTCCAGTGGAGCCCATCGCGGCGAGGCTTAAGGAGGTCCGGCTGCAGAGAGATGACTTCGAGATTTTGAAGGTGATCGGACGCGGGGCGTTCAGCGAG GTGGCGGTGGTGAAGATGAAGCAGACGGGCCAGGTGTATGCTATGAAGATCATGAATAAGTGGGACATGCTGAAGAGAGGCGAG GTGTCTTGCTTCCGCGAAGAGAGGGACGTATTGGTGAACGGGGACCAGCGCTGGATCACGCAGCTGCACTTCGCCTTCCAGGACGAGAACTACCTG TACCTTGTCATGGAGTACTACGTGGGCGGGGACCTGCTAACGCTGCTGAGCAAGTTTGGGGAGCGGATACCGGCCGAGATGGCGCGCTTCTACCTGGCCGAGATTGTCATGGCCATAGACTCGGTGCACCGGCTGGGCTACGTGCACAG GGACATCAAGCCGGACAACATCCTGCTGGACCGCTGCGGCCACATCCGCTTGGCCGACTTCGGCTCCTGCCTCAAGTTGCGGGCGGATGGAACG GTGCGGTCGCTGGTGGCTGTGGGCACCCCGGACTACTTGTCTCCCGAGATCCTGCAGGCGGTGGGCGGCGGGCCGGGGACTGGCAGCTACGGGCCCGAGTGTGACTGGTGGGCGCTGGGCGTGTTCGCCTATGAAATGTTCTACGGGCAGACGCCCTTCTACGCCGACTCCACCGCCGAGACCTACGGCAAGATTGTGCACTACAGG GAGCACCTCTCTCTCCCGCTGGCCGACACAGGCGTCCCCGAGGAGGCTCGAGACCTCATCCAGCAGCTGCTGTGTCCCCCGGAGGTGCGCCTGGGCCGGAACGGAGCAGGGGATTTCCGGAAGCATCCTTTCTTCTTTGGTCTTGAATGGGACAGCCTCCGAGACAGCGTTCCCCCTTTCACGCCAGATTTCGAGGGTGCCACGGACACGTGCAACTTCGATATGGTGGAGGACGGGCTCACTGCCATGGTGAGCGGGGGCGGG GAGACGCTGTCAGACATGCAGGAAGGCATGCCGCTGGGCGTCCACCTGCCTTTCGTGGGCTACTCCTACTCCTGCATGGCCCTCAG GGATGATGAGATCCTAGGCTCCACGCCCATGGAACTGGAGGCTGAGCCATTGCCTGAGCCATTGCAAGAGCCCAGCCTGGAACCCACAGTGCCCCCACTAGAGGAAACG GCTGAAGCGGCAGTTCCGGAGACCATTCCGGAGGCGGTGGCAGAGCCGGAGGTGACGCTGCGGGAGCTCcaggaggccctggaggaggaggtgctgACCCGGCAGAGCCTGAGCCAGGAGCTAGCGGCCATCCATAAGGCCAACCAGAACTTCGCCAG TCAACTCCGCGAGGCCCAGGCTCGGAACCGCGACCTGGAGGCGCACGTCCGGCAGCTGCAGGAGAGGATGGAGTTGCTTCAGGCCGGGGGAGCCGCAG cTGTCACGGGGGTCCCCAGTCCCCGGGCTACGGATCCACCTTCCCAT ATGGCCCCCCGGCCGTGGCTCTGGGCCAATGCCCGCTGGTGGGGCCAGGCCCCATGCACCGCCGCCACCTGCTGCTCCCTGCCAGG GTCCCTAGGCCTGACCTATCGGAGGCGCGTTCCTTGCTCCTGTTCGCCGCTGCTCTGGCTGTTGCCGCCGCCCTGGGCTGCATTGGGTTGGTGGCCTGCGCCGGCCATCTCACCGCAGTCTGACCCCGCCCGGGAGCCGCCTTCTCCGCCTGAACCCTAG
- the DMPK gene encoding myotonin-protein kinase isoform X4 yields the protein MSAEVRLRRLQQLVLDPGFLGLEPLLDLLLGVHQELGASDLAQDKYVADFLEWVEPIAARLKEVRLQRDDFEILKVIGRGAFSEVAVVKMKQTGQVYAMKIMNKWDMLKRGEVSCFREERDVLVNGDQRWITQLHFAFQDENYLYLVMEYYVGGDLLTLLSKFGERIPAEMARFYLAEIVMAIDSVHRLGYVHRDIKPDNILLDRCGHIRLADFGSCLKLRADGTVRSLVAVGTPDYLSPEILQAVGGGPGTGSYGPECDWWALGVFAYEMFYGQTPFYADSTAETYGKIVHYREHLSLPLADTGVPEEARDLIQQLLCPPEVRLGRNGAGDFRKHPFFFGLEWDSLRDSVPPFTPDFEGATDTCNFDMVEDGLTAMVSGGGETLSDMQEGMPLGVHLPFVGYSYSCMALRDDEILGSTPMELEAEPLPEPLQEPSLEPTVPPLEETAEAAVPETIPEAVAEPEVTLRELQEALEEEVLTRQSLSQELAAIHKANQNFASQLREAQARNRDLEAHVRQLQERMELLQAGGAAAVTGVPSPRATDPPSHMAPRPWLWANARWWGQAPCTAATCCSLPGSLGLTYRRRVPCSCSPLLWLLPPPWAALGWWPAPAISPQSDPAREPPSPPEP from the exons TGGAGCCCATCGCGGCGAGGCTTAAGGAGGTCCGGCTGCAGAGAGATGACTTCGAGATTTTGAAGGTGATCGGACGCGGGGCGTTCAGCGAG GTGGCGGTGGTGAAGATGAAGCAGACGGGCCAGGTGTATGCTATGAAGATCATGAATAAGTGGGACATGCTGAAGAGAGGCGAG GTGTCTTGCTTCCGCGAAGAGAGGGACGTATTGGTGAACGGGGACCAGCGCTGGATCACGCAGCTGCACTTCGCCTTCCAGGACGAGAACTACCTG TACCTTGTCATGGAGTACTACGTGGGCGGGGACCTGCTAACGCTGCTGAGCAAGTTTGGGGAGCGGATACCGGCCGAGATGGCGCGCTTCTACCTGGCCGAGATTGTCATGGCCATAGACTCGGTGCACCGGCTGGGCTACGTGCACAG GGACATCAAGCCGGACAACATCCTGCTGGACCGCTGCGGCCACATCCGCTTGGCCGACTTCGGCTCCTGCCTCAAGTTGCGGGCGGATGGAACG GTGCGGTCGCTGGTGGCTGTGGGCACCCCGGACTACTTGTCTCCCGAGATCCTGCAGGCGGTGGGCGGCGGGCCGGGGACTGGCAGCTACGGGCCCGAGTGTGACTGGTGGGCGCTGGGCGTGTTCGCCTATGAAATGTTCTACGGGCAGACGCCCTTCTACGCCGACTCCACCGCCGAGACCTACGGCAAGATTGTGCACTACAGG GAGCACCTCTCTCTCCCGCTGGCCGACACAGGCGTCCCCGAGGAGGCTCGAGACCTCATCCAGCAGCTGCTGTGTCCCCCGGAGGTGCGCCTGGGCCGGAACGGAGCAGGGGATTTCCGGAAGCATCCTTTCTTCTTTGGTCTTGAATGGGACAGCCTCCGAGACAGCGTTCCCCCTTTCACGCCAGATTTCGAGGGTGCCACGGACACGTGCAACTTCGATATGGTGGAGGACGGGCTCACTGCCATGGTGAGCGGGGGCGGG GAGACGCTGTCAGACATGCAGGAAGGCATGCCGCTGGGCGTCCACCTGCCTTTCGTGGGCTACTCCTACTCCTGCATGGCCCTCAG GGATGATGAGATCCTAGGCTCCACGCCCATGGAACTGGAGGCTGAGCCATTGCCTGAGCCATTGCAAGAGCCCAGCCTGGAACCCACAGTGCCCCCACTAGAGGAAACG GCTGAAGCGGCAGTTCCGGAGACCATTCCGGAGGCGGTGGCAGAGCCGGAGGTGACGCTGCGGGAGCTCcaggaggccctggaggaggaggtgctgACCCGGCAGAGCCTGAGCCAGGAGCTAGCGGCCATCCATAAGGCCAACCAGAACTTCGCCAG TCAACTCCGCGAGGCCCAGGCTCGGAACCGCGACCTGGAGGCGCACGTCCGGCAGCTGCAGGAGAGGATGGAGTTGCTTCAGGCCGGGGGAGCCGCAG cTGTCACGGGGGTCCCCAGTCCCCGGGCTACGGATCCACCTTCCCAT ATGGCCCCCCGGCCGTGGCTCTGGGCCAATGCCCGCTGGTGGGGCCAGGCCCCATGCACCGCCGCCACCTGCTGCTCCCTGCCAGG GTCCCTAGGCCTGACCTATCGGAGGCGCGTTCCTTGCTCCTGTTCGCCGCTGCTCTGGCTGTTGCCGCCGCCCTGGGCTGCATTGGGTTGGTGGCCTGCGCCGGCCATCTCACCGCAGTCTGACCCCGCCCGGGAGCCGCCTTCTCCGCCTGAACCCTAG
- the DMPK gene encoding myotonin-protein kinase isoform X3, with product MSAEVRLRRLQQLVLDPGFLGLEPLLDLLLGVHQELGASDLAQDKYVADFLEWVPVILVPSTPPVEPIAARLKEVRLQRDDFEILKVIGRGAFSEVAVVKMKQTGQVYAMKIMNKWDMLKRGEVSCFREERDVLVNGDQRWITQLHFAFQDENYLYLVMEYYVGGDLLTLLSKFGERIPAEMARFYLAEIVMAIDSVHRLGYVHRDIKPDNILLDRCGHIRLADFGSCLKLRADGTVRSLVAVGTPDYLSPEILQAVGGGPGTGSYGPECDWWALGVFAYEMFYGQTPFYADSTAETYGKIVHYREHLSLPLADTGVPEEARDLIQQLLCPPEVRLGRNGAGDFRKHPFFFGLEWDSLRDSVPPFTPDFEGATDTCNFDMVEDGLTAMVSGGGETLSDMQEGMPLGVHLPFVGYSYSCMALRDDEILGSTPMELEAEPLPEPLQEPSLEPTVPPLEETAEAAVPETIPEAVAEPEVTLRELQEALEEEVLTRQSLSQELAAIHKANQNFASQLREAQARNRDLEAHVRQLQERMELLQAGGAAAVTGVPSPRATDPPSHLDGPPAVALGQCPLVGPGPMHRRHLLLPARVPRPDLSEARSLLLFAAALAVAAALGCIGLVACAGHLTAV from the exons TCCCTGTGATTCTGGTTCCCTCCACGCCTCCAGTGGAGCCCATCGCGGCGAGGCTTAAGGAGGTCCGGCTGCAGAGAGATGACTTCGAGATTTTGAAGGTGATCGGACGCGGGGCGTTCAGCGAG GTGGCGGTGGTGAAGATGAAGCAGACGGGCCAGGTGTATGCTATGAAGATCATGAATAAGTGGGACATGCTGAAGAGAGGCGAG GTGTCTTGCTTCCGCGAAGAGAGGGACGTATTGGTGAACGGGGACCAGCGCTGGATCACGCAGCTGCACTTCGCCTTCCAGGACGAGAACTACCTG TACCTTGTCATGGAGTACTACGTGGGCGGGGACCTGCTAACGCTGCTGAGCAAGTTTGGGGAGCGGATACCGGCCGAGATGGCGCGCTTCTACCTGGCCGAGATTGTCATGGCCATAGACTCGGTGCACCGGCTGGGCTACGTGCACAG GGACATCAAGCCGGACAACATCCTGCTGGACCGCTGCGGCCACATCCGCTTGGCCGACTTCGGCTCCTGCCTCAAGTTGCGGGCGGATGGAACG GTGCGGTCGCTGGTGGCTGTGGGCACCCCGGACTACTTGTCTCCCGAGATCCTGCAGGCGGTGGGCGGCGGGCCGGGGACTGGCAGCTACGGGCCCGAGTGTGACTGGTGGGCGCTGGGCGTGTTCGCCTATGAAATGTTCTACGGGCAGACGCCCTTCTACGCCGACTCCACCGCCGAGACCTACGGCAAGATTGTGCACTACAGG GAGCACCTCTCTCTCCCGCTGGCCGACACAGGCGTCCCCGAGGAGGCTCGAGACCTCATCCAGCAGCTGCTGTGTCCCCCGGAGGTGCGCCTGGGCCGGAACGGAGCAGGGGATTTCCGGAAGCATCCTTTCTTCTTTGGTCTTGAATGGGACAGCCTCCGAGACAGCGTTCCCCCTTTCACGCCAGATTTCGAGGGTGCCACGGACACGTGCAACTTCGATATGGTGGAGGACGGGCTCACTGCCATGGTGAGCGGGGGCGGG GAGACGCTGTCAGACATGCAGGAAGGCATGCCGCTGGGCGTCCACCTGCCTTTCGTGGGCTACTCCTACTCCTGCATGGCCCTCAG GGATGATGAGATCCTAGGCTCCACGCCCATGGAACTGGAGGCTGAGCCATTGCCTGAGCCATTGCAAGAGCCCAGCCTGGAACCCACAGTGCCCCCACTAGAGGAAACG GCTGAAGCGGCAGTTCCGGAGACCATTCCGGAGGCGGTGGCAGAGCCGGAGGTGACGCTGCGGGAGCTCcaggaggccctggaggaggaggtgctgACCCGGCAGAGCCTGAGCCAGGAGCTAGCGGCCATCCATAAGGCCAACCAGAACTTCGCCAG TCAACTCCGCGAGGCCCAGGCTCGGAACCGCGACCTGGAGGCGCACGTCCGGCAGCTGCAGGAGAGGATGGAGTTGCTTCAGGCCGGGGGAGCCGCAG cTGTCACGGGGGTCCCCAGTCCCCGGGCTACGGATCCACCTTCCCAT CTAGATGGCCCCCCGGCCGTGGCTCTGGGCCAATGCCCGCTGGTGGGGCCAGGCCCCATGCACCGCCGCCACCTGCTGCTCCCTGCCAGG GTCCCTAGGCCTGACCTATCGGAGGCGCGTTCCTTGCTCCTGTTCGCCGCTGCTCTGGCTGTTGCCGCCGCCCTGGGCTGCATTGGGTTGGTGGCCTGCGCCGGCCATCTCACCGCAGTCTGA
- the DMPK gene encoding myotonin-protein kinase isoform X7 yields MSAEVRLRRLQQLVLDPGFLGLEPLLDLLLGVHQELGASDLAQDKYVADFLEWVEPIAARLKEVRLQRDDFEILKVIGRGAFSEVAVVKMKQTGQVYAMKIMNKWDMLKRGEVSCFREERDVLVNGDQRWITQLHFAFQDENYLYLVMEYYVGGDLLTLLSKFGERIPAEMARFYLAEIVMAIDSVHRLGYVHRDIKPDNILLDRCGHIRLADFGSCLKLRADGTVRSLVAVGTPDYLSPEILQAVGGGPGTGSYGPECDWWALGVFAYEMFYGQTPFYADSTAETYGKIVHYREHLSLPLADTGVPEEARDLIQQLLCPPEVRLGRNGAGDFRKHPFFFGLEWDSLRDSVPPFTPDFEGATDTCNFDMVEDGLTAMETLSDMQEGMPLGVHLPFVGYSYSCMALRDDEILGSTPMELEAEPLPEPLQEPSLEPTVPPLEETAEAAVPETIPEAVAEPEVTLRELQEALEEEVLTRQSLSQELAAIHKANQNFASQLREAQARNRDLEAHVRQLQERMELLQAGGAAAVTGVPSPRATDPPSHLDGPPAVALGQCPLVGPGPMHRRHLLLPARVPRPDLSEARSLLLFAAALAVAAALGCIGLVACAGHLTAV; encoded by the exons TGGAGCCCATCGCGGCGAGGCTTAAGGAGGTCCGGCTGCAGAGAGATGACTTCGAGATTTTGAAGGTGATCGGACGCGGGGCGTTCAGCGAG GTGGCGGTGGTGAAGATGAAGCAGACGGGCCAGGTGTATGCTATGAAGATCATGAATAAGTGGGACATGCTGAAGAGAGGCGAG GTGTCTTGCTTCCGCGAAGAGAGGGACGTATTGGTGAACGGGGACCAGCGCTGGATCACGCAGCTGCACTTCGCCTTCCAGGACGAGAACTACCTG TACCTTGTCATGGAGTACTACGTGGGCGGGGACCTGCTAACGCTGCTGAGCAAGTTTGGGGAGCGGATACCGGCCGAGATGGCGCGCTTCTACCTGGCCGAGATTGTCATGGCCATAGACTCGGTGCACCGGCTGGGCTACGTGCACAG GGACATCAAGCCGGACAACATCCTGCTGGACCGCTGCGGCCACATCCGCTTGGCCGACTTCGGCTCCTGCCTCAAGTTGCGGGCGGATGGAACG GTGCGGTCGCTGGTGGCTGTGGGCACCCCGGACTACTTGTCTCCCGAGATCCTGCAGGCGGTGGGCGGCGGGCCGGGGACTGGCAGCTACGGGCCCGAGTGTGACTGGTGGGCGCTGGGCGTGTTCGCCTATGAAATGTTCTACGGGCAGACGCCCTTCTACGCCGACTCCACCGCCGAGACCTACGGCAAGATTGTGCACTACAGG GAGCACCTCTCTCTCCCGCTGGCCGACACAGGCGTCCCCGAGGAGGCTCGAGACCTCATCCAGCAGCTGCTGTGTCCCCCGGAGGTGCGCCTGGGCCGGAACGGAGCAGGGGATTTCCGGAAGCATCCTTTCTTCTTTGGTCTTGAATGGGACAGCCTCCGAGACAGCGTTCCCCCTTTCACGCCAGATTTCGAGGGTGCCACGGACACGTGCAACTTCGATATGGTGGAGGACGGGCTCACTGCCATG GAGACGCTGTCAGACATGCAGGAAGGCATGCCGCTGGGCGTCCACCTGCCTTTCGTGGGCTACTCCTACTCCTGCATGGCCCTCAG GGATGATGAGATCCTAGGCTCCACGCCCATGGAACTGGAGGCTGAGCCATTGCCTGAGCCATTGCAAGAGCCCAGCCTGGAACCCACAGTGCCCCCACTAGAGGAAACG GCTGAAGCGGCAGTTCCGGAGACCATTCCGGAGGCGGTGGCAGAGCCGGAGGTGACGCTGCGGGAGCTCcaggaggccctggaggaggaggtgctgACCCGGCAGAGCCTGAGCCAGGAGCTAGCGGCCATCCATAAGGCCAACCAGAACTTCGCCAG TCAACTCCGCGAGGCCCAGGCTCGGAACCGCGACCTGGAGGCGCACGTCCGGCAGCTGCAGGAGAGGATGGAGTTGCTTCAGGCCGGGGGAGCCGCAG cTGTCACGGGGGTCCCCAGTCCCCGGGCTACGGATCCACCTTCCCAT CTAGATGGCCCCCCGGCCGTGGCTCTGGGCCAATGCCCGCTGGTGGGGCCAGGCCCCATGCACCGCCGCCACCTGCTGCTCCCTGCCAGG GTCCCTAGGCCTGACCTATCGGAGGCGCGTTCCTTGCTCCTGTTCGCCGCTGCTCTGGCTGTTGCCGCCGCCCTGGGCTGCATTGGGTTGGTGGCCTGCGCCGGCCATCTCACCGCAGTCTGA